One part of the Prunus persica cultivar Lovell chromosome G5, Prunus_persica_NCBIv2, whole genome shotgun sequence genome encodes these proteins:
- the LOC18776428 gene encoding protein ABHD17B isoform X1 — protein MGCMFSHLAAKFAFFPPSPPTYKIQKRDHDGKLTVVASASTTTSLPVPHADDLSLDVLLIDTKRGNKIVAFYLRNPYARLTLLYSHGNAADLGQLYDLFLQLKLSLRVNLIGYDYSGYGASTGKPSEENTYADIEAVYECLETEYGVSQEDLILYGQSVGSGPTLHLAAKLPRLRGVVLHSAILSGLRVLCHVKFTFCVDIYKNINKIKKVKCPVLVIHGTEDDIVNWLHGDALWKMARDAYEPLWIKGGGHCNLELYPDYIRHLCRFIQEMENITTEIRLRKIWQNMRTQKRSSASCAKCCRIKLCLPKCPECRRPKCVKCCSWQLKCPACWKPGSVKCSWRPKCLKGAEPSRCIRCFHWRCCIGTHSGLNGKQDG, from the exons ATGGGGTGCATGTTCTCTCACCTGGCTGCCAAATTTGCCTTCTTTCCTCCATCTCCACCGACCTACAAGATCCAGAAGCGCGACCACGACGGCAAGCTCACCGTCGTCGCCTCCGCCTCCACAACGACGTCTTTGCCTGTTCCTCACGCCGATGACCTTTCCTTGGACGTCTTGCTCATTGACACAAAACGCGGCAACAAGATCGTTGCTTTTTATCTCAGAAACCCATATGCTCGCCTCACTCTGCTTTACTCTCATGGCAATGCTGCTGACCTTGGTCAGCTCTATGACCTCTTTCTCCAGCTCAAGCTCAGTCTCAGAGTCAATCTCATTGG GTACGACTATTCTGGATATGGAGCCTCAACTGGCAAG CCTAGTGAAGAGAATACATATGCTGACATAGAGGCAGTATACGAGTGCCTTGAGACTGAGTATGGAGTTAGCCAGGAAGATTTAATCTTGTATGGGCAGTCAGTTGGAAGTGGACCGACACTGCATTTGGCGGCTAAGTTGCCAAGGCTGAGGGGTGTAGTTCTGCACAGCGCAATTCTTTCTGGTCTTCGTGTGCTGTGCCATGTGAAATTCACATTCTGCGTTGACATTTATAAG AACatcaataaaattaagaaggTGAAGTGCCCTGTGCTAGTAATACAT GGTACAGAAGATGATATTGTGAATTGGTTACATGGCGATGCACTGTGGAAAATGGCAAGGGATGCGTATGAGCCTTTGTGGATTAAAGGAGGTGGACACTGCAACCTGGAGCTTTACCCTGATTACATCCGCCATCTTTGCAGGTTTATCCAAGAAATGGAGAACATAACCACAGAAATCCGTTTAAGAAAGATTTGGCAAAATATGCGTACGCAGAAGAGATCAAGTGCAAGTTGTGCAAAGTGCTGTAGAATTAAACTCTGCTTACCCAAGTGCCCTGAATGTAGAAGACCAAAGTGTGTAAAATGTTGTTCATGGCAGCTAAAATGCCCTGCATGCTGGAAGCCTGGCAGTGTAAAATGTTCCTGGCGACCAAAATGCCTAAAAGGTGCAGAACCAAGCCGCTGCATTAGATGTTTTCACTGGCGGTGCTGCATAGGAACACACAGCGGATTAAATGGGAAGCAGGATGGCTGA
- the LOC18776428 gene encoding protein ABHD17B isoform X2 — protein METQLYCFFSWNLVPFWLFRYISLLSPFSFYLFVQKELLFVEYDYSGYGASTGKPSEENTYADIEAVYECLETEYGVSQEDLILYGQSVGSGPTLHLAAKLPRLRGVVLHSAILSGLRVLCHVKFTFCVDIYKNINKIKKVKCPVLVIHGTEDDIVNWLHGDALWKMARDAYEPLWIKGGGHCNLELYPDYIRHLCRFIQEMENITTEIRLRKIWQNMRTQKRSSASCAKCCRIKLCLPKCPECRRPKCVKCCSWQLKCPACWKPGSVKCSWRPKCLKGAEPSRCIRCFHWRCCIGTHSGLNGKQDG, from the exons ATGGAGACGCAGctttactgttttttttcttggaattTAGTGCCTTTCTGGCTCTTCAGATATATATCATTACtctctcccttttctttttatctcttTGTTCAAAAGGAATTGCTTTTTGTTGA GTACGACTATTCTGGATATGGAGCCTCAACTGGCAAG CCTAGTGAAGAGAATACATATGCTGACATAGAGGCAGTATACGAGTGCCTTGAGACTGAGTATGGAGTTAGCCAGGAAGATTTAATCTTGTATGGGCAGTCAGTTGGAAGTGGACCGACACTGCATTTGGCGGCTAAGTTGCCAAGGCTGAGGGGTGTAGTTCTGCACAGCGCAATTCTTTCTGGTCTTCGTGTGCTGTGCCATGTGAAATTCACATTCTGCGTTGACATTTATAAG AACatcaataaaattaagaaggTGAAGTGCCCTGTGCTAGTAATACAT GGTACAGAAGATGATATTGTGAATTGGTTACATGGCGATGCACTGTGGAAAATGGCAAGGGATGCGTATGAGCCTTTGTGGATTAAAGGAGGTGGACACTGCAACCTGGAGCTTTACCCTGATTACATCCGCCATCTTTGCAGGTTTATCCAAGAAATGGAGAACATAACCACAGAAATCCGTTTAAGAAAGATTTGGCAAAATATGCGTACGCAGAAGAGATCAAGTGCAAGTTGTGCAAAGTGCTGTAGAATTAAACTCTGCTTACCCAAGTGCCCTGAATGTAGAAGACCAAAGTGTGTAAAATGTTGTTCATGGCAGCTAAAATGCCCTGCATGCTGGAAGCCTGGCAGTGTAAAATGTTCCTGGCGACCAAAATGCCTAAAAGGTGCAGAACCAAGCCGCTGCATTAGATGTTTTCACTGGCGGTGCTGCATAGGAACACACAGCGGATTAAATGGGAAGCAGGATGGCTGA